A genomic stretch from Edaphobacter aggregans includes:
- the ftcD gene encoding glutamate formimidoyltransferase → MNSESIIECVPNFSEGTDPAKVSKIVAAMQVEGVRLLDWSLDTAHNRSVVTIAGSPDAVVESAVRAAGKAAEIINLTQQHGVHPRIGAADVIPFIPVSGASLADCALLARNAGLLIWRRYGIPVYFYGAAAARPDRVQLEDVRKGQFEGLRDAARRDAARRPDVGGPELHETAGASAVGARSFLIAYNVHLRDADVTAARAIARDIRASNGGLHGVKALGVLANGRAQVSMNITDHRTTPMRKVYERILELANRHGAVIEDGELIGLIPQDAYEANAEWARNIPNFDPALKVLERRLERPLDWLKT, encoded by the coding sequence ATGAACTCAGAATCCATCATCGAGTGTGTTCCAAACTTCTCTGAAGGTACCGATCCAGCCAAGGTGAGCAAGATCGTTGCGGCCATGCAGGTCGAGGGCGTCCGCCTGCTCGACTGGTCGCTCGACACTGCGCACAACCGCTCGGTCGTCACCATTGCGGGTTCACCTGATGCCGTCGTCGAATCCGCCGTCCGCGCAGCGGGTAAGGCCGCAGAGATTATCAACCTGACCCAGCAGCACGGCGTGCATCCGCGCATCGGCGCCGCAGACGTCATCCCGTTCATTCCAGTGAGCGGAGCCTCTCTTGCGGACTGCGCCTTGCTCGCGCGTAACGCTGGTCTGCTGATCTGGCGCCGCTACGGTATTCCTGTTTACTTTTATGGAGCAGCCGCTGCACGCCCTGATCGCGTTCAACTCGAAGACGTCCGCAAAGGCCAGTTCGAAGGCCTCAGAGATGCTGCTCGCCGCGATGCCGCTCGAAGACCTGACGTTGGTGGACCGGAGCTTCACGAGACCGCAGGAGCCAGCGCCGTCGGAGCCCGCAGTTTCCTGATTGCTTACAACGTTCACCTGCGTGATGCTGACGTGACCGCGGCCCGCGCGATCGCCCGCGACATCCGCGCCTCGAACGGAGGTCTTCACGGTGTCAAAGCTCTGGGAGTGCTTGCCAATGGGCGTGCACAGGTCAGCATGAACATCACCGATCACCGTACGACGCCGATGCGCAAGGTCTACGAGCGCATTCTTGAACTAGCTAATCGTCACGGCGCAGTGATCGAAGATGGTGAGCTGATAGGCCTCATTCCTCAGGACGCCTACGAGGCTAATGCGGAGTGGGCGCGGAATATTCCGAACTTCGATCCCGCATTGAAAGTGCTGGAACGTCGCCTTGAGCGGCCGCTCGATTGGCTAAAGACGTGA
- a CDS encoding acyloxyacyl hydrolase, with protein MTKPIRRIGKFCTLALTFVASTSLALAQATPVALNPMQSLSGHRPLEVGALVQGGFGVTENRNDFKFFMAGAQAGKVLTGNHGSGFLRGNFEYGVQLFPFWQSYTPKFQRELCPTTGPCSGPYTVGGTFTGVSITPIVLRWNFAGSKRISPWVQGAGGLVWTNHKYPAFGGPPYNPNNDGPNADTSVWNFTPQFGVGMRYFIRPRRSIDFGANAIHISSASLGDKNPGVNASVQFTVGYTWWK; from the coding sequence GTGACCAAACCGATTCGGCGCATTGGAAAGTTCTGCACGCTGGCTCTCACCTTCGTCGCATCCACGTCTCTTGCCTTGGCGCAGGCAACACCGGTAGCGCTAAACCCCATGCAATCCCTTTCGGGCCATCGCCCCCTCGAAGTCGGTGCTCTGGTGCAGGGAGGCTTCGGCGTCACCGAAAACCGCAATGACTTCAAGTTCTTCATGGCAGGTGCGCAAGCTGGCAAAGTCCTCACCGGCAACCACGGCTCCGGCTTCCTCCGCGGCAACTTCGAGTACGGCGTCCAGCTCTTCCCCTTCTGGCAGTCCTATACGCCGAAGTTTCAGCGCGAACTCTGTCCTACTACGGGCCCCTGCTCTGGCCCCTACACCGTAGGCGGCACCTTCACCGGAGTCTCCATCACGCCGATCGTCCTCCGCTGGAACTTCGCTGGGTCGAAACGCATCTCACCATGGGTGCAGGGAGCAGGAGGCCTTGTGTGGACCAACCACAAATATCCGGCCTTCGGTGGCCCGCCTTACAACCCCAACAACGATGGACCGAATGCGGATACAAGCGTTTGGAACTTCACCCCACAGTTCGGCGTCGGTATGCGGTACTTCATCCGTCCGCGACGCTCGATTGACTTCGGTGCCAATGCCATCCACATTTCCAGTGCCTCGCTTGGCGACAAAAACCCGGGCGTCAACGCAAGCGTACAATTCACAGTCGGCTACACCTGGTGGAAGTAA
- a CDS encoding YebC/PmpR family DNA-binding transcriptional regulator, with amino-acid sequence MSGHSKWATIKHKKGALDAKRGKIFTRLIKEITIAAKTGGGGDPDGNPRLRTAIAAAKAENMPADNIKRAIQRGTGELEGVSYEEITYEGYGPGGVAIIVEVLTDNKNRAVSEVRHAFSKNGGNMGAEGAVSWMFTKKGVVTIAKSAANEDKLTEIVLEAGAEDLSDEGENWEILCDPKDFEAVTEALKAAKITPEHAEVTKIASTYTKLEGAQANAMIRLLEAIEDLDDTQNVYSNFDMDEAPVAS; translated from the coding sequence ATGTCCGGCCATTCAAAATGGGCCACAATCAAGCATAAGAAGGGCGCGCTTGACGCCAAACGTGGCAAGATCTTCACCCGCCTGATCAAGGAAATCACCATCGCAGCCAAAACCGGCGGCGGAGGAGACCCAGACGGCAACCCTCGTCTCCGCACCGCCATCGCGGCAGCCAAGGCCGAGAACATGCCCGCCGACAACATCAAGCGAGCGATCCAACGCGGTACCGGCGAGCTCGAGGGTGTCTCCTACGAGGAGATCACCTACGAGGGCTACGGCCCCGGCGGAGTAGCCATCATCGTCGAGGTCCTCACCGACAACAAAAATCGTGCCGTCAGCGAAGTACGCCATGCCTTCTCGAAGAACGGCGGAAACATGGGCGCAGAGGGTGCCGTCTCCTGGATGTTCACGAAAAAAGGTGTAGTCACCATCGCCAAGTCGGCCGCTAACGAGGACAAGCTCACTGAAATCGTCCTCGAAGCCGGAGCCGAAGACCTCAGTGACGAAGGCGAAAACTGGGAGATTCTCTGCGACCCCAAGGACTTCGAAGCCGTAACCGAAGCCCTGAAAGCCGCCAAGATCACGCCCGAGCATGCCGAAGTCACTAAGATCGCCTCGACCTACACTAAGCTCGAAGGCGCTCAGGCCAACGCCATGATTCGTCTCCTCGAAGCCATCGAAGACCTCGACGACACGCAAAACGTCTACTCGAACTTCGACATGGACGAAGCTCCCGTGGCAAGCTAA
- the lysA gene encoding diaminopimelate decarboxylase translates to MTKKTAPDQISARPFAYRNRTLHCDEASLSTLADQYGTPLYVYSARQISHRFQLFETAFANRPHTICYAVKANSSLAIMRLLAQQGAGFDIVSGGELERVRKAHKPVLKKVVFSGVGKQIWEIDAALKGNILLFNVESETELHLLAARAEALNIRARFALRVNPDVFAETHPYISTGLSEHKFGIDIKAARSIYRKAAKSKWLDPAGVSVHIGSQIRKVDPFAAALARVTSLIADLRKDGHDIRYVDAGGGLGIDYGDGPFNPAHQVERYAAALAQGLAKETAHLLLEPGRFIVAQAGALLTRVLVVKKNGAKTFVITDAGMNDLIRPALYHAHHEIIPIKRPAGKSTLTADIVGPVCESGDFFARDRVLPPVKPGDLVLLLDAGAYGMSLSSNYNSRPRPAEVLIDGGKSKLIRRRETIRDLLAPELLG, encoded by the coding sequence TTGACTAAAAAGACAGCCCCAGACCAGATCAGCGCCCGCCCATTCGCCTACCGCAACCGCACTCTTCACTGCGACGAAGCCAGCCTCTCCACCCTCGCCGACCAGTACGGCACGCCGCTCTATGTCTATTCGGCCCGGCAGATCTCGCACCGCTTCCAGCTCTTCGAAACGGCCTTCGCGAACCGTCCACATACGATCTGCTACGCCGTCAAAGCCAACTCGTCTCTCGCCATCATGCGCCTCCTCGCGCAACAGGGAGCAGGCTTCGACATTGTCTCCGGTGGCGAACTCGAGCGTGTCCGCAAAGCCCACAAACCCGTACTCAAAAAGGTCGTCTTCTCAGGCGTAGGTAAGCAAATATGGGAGATCGATGCCGCCCTCAAAGGCAACATCCTTCTCTTCAACGTCGAGTCCGAGACCGAACTCCACCTCCTCGCCGCCCGCGCCGAAGCTCTCAACATCCGCGCCCGCTTCGCCCTCCGCGTTAATCCCGACGTCTTCGCCGAGACCCACCCCTACATCTCCACCGGCCTCAGCGAACACAAGTTCGGCATCGACATCAAAGCCGCCCGCTCCATCTACCGTAAGGCCGCCAAATCCAAATGGCTCGATCCCGCAGGCGTCAGCGTCCACATCGGCTCGCAGATCCGCAAGGTCGATCCCTTCGCCGCAGCTTTGGCTCGAGTCACCAGCCTTATCGCCGACCTCCGCAAAGACGGCCACGACATCCGCTACGTCGACGCCGGAGGCGGCCTCGGCATCGACTACGGCGACGGTCCCTTCAACCCCGCCCATCAGGTTGAGAGATATGCCGCAGCCCTCGCGCAGGGCCTCGCCAAGGAGACGGCTCATCTTCTCCTCGAACCCGGCCGCTTCATCGTCGCCCAGGCCGGAGCGCTCCTCACCCGCGTCCTCGTCGTCAAGAAAAACGGAGCCAAGACCTTCGTCATTACCGACGCCGGCATGAACGACCTCATCCGTCCCGCCCTCTACCACGCCCACCACGAGATCATCCCCATCAAGCGACCAGCAGGGAAGTCGACGCTCACAGCCGACATAGTCGGCCCAGTCTGCGAGTCCGGAGACTTCTTCGCCCGCGATCGCGTACTCCCTCCGGTCAAGCCCGGGGACCTCGTCCTGCTCCTCGACGCAGGAGCCTACGGCATGTCCCTGAGCTCGAACTACAACTCCCGTCCTCGCCCTGCCGAGGTACTCATCGACGGTGGCAAATCGAAACTGATCCGCCGACGCGAGACCATTCGAGACCTTTTGGCCCCTGAACTACTCGGTTAG
- a CDS encoding PspC domain-containing protein, with protein sequence MFCTHCGNKLDPSSRFCPACGTSVPLAATPFVDLFSSTGKLVRPRLNRMVAGVCVAFAQQYGWDLTVVRIVTALLIVLTGVGALAYIAAWVIIPEEPLVLPTKSI encoded by the coding sequence ATGTTCTGTACTCACTGCGGAAATAAATTGGATCCCTCTTCACGCTTCTGCCCCGCCTGTGGAACGTCTGTCCCCTTAGCGGCCACTCCCTTCGTCGATCTCTTCTCATCCACCGGCAAGCTCGTGCGGCCGCGCCTCAACCGCATGGTCGCCGGAGTCTGCGTTGCCTTTGCCCAGCAATACGGGTGGGACCTCACAGTCGTCCGCATCGTGACTGCCTTGCTGATCGTCCTCACCGGAGTCGGCGCACTGGCCTACATCGCGGCCTGGGTCATCATCCCGGAAGAACCCCTGGTACTCCCGACAAAGAGCATTTAA
- a CDS encoding MarR family winged helix-turn-helix transcriptional regulator yields MPSPKGGNPLNCMCSSMRRATRLMTRMYDEALSAAGVSASQFELLANIRGRQPVDQRTLVRAIDSDQTTLSRNLAVLLERGWIELSADEKDGRKSLYRLTKTGTTTLSQAFACWEEVQTKLQQRIGAGQWKELMDLSNDVANAITEL; encoded by the coding sequence ATGCCAAGCCCTAAGGGTGGCAATCCTTTGAACTGCATGTGCTCGTCGATGCGACGCGCGACTCGGCTGATGACCCGAATGTATGACGAGGCGCTGTCGGCGGCTGGCGTGAGTGCAAGCCAGTTTGAGCTGCTGGCGAATATTCGCGGCAGGCAGCCGGTGGACCAGCGGACGCTGGTAAGGGCGATCGATAGCGACCAGACGACGCTTTCGCGCAATCTTGCCGTGTTGCTGGAGCGTGGGTGGATCGAGCTGTCTGCAGATGAGAAGGACGGGCGGAAGAGCCTCTATCGCCTGACGAAAACGGGAACAACGACTTTGAGCCAGGCTTTTGCCTGCTGGGAGGAGGTGCAGACGAAGTTGCAGCAACGAATAGGTGCCGGTCAATGGAAGGAGCTTATGGACCTGTCCAATGATGTGGCCAATGCAATCACAGAGCTGTAA
- a CDS encoding lipopolysaccharide assembly protein LapB: MILKSRSTTVLTAVLLVVTLALPVIASPALAQPINPHTDPINLTPQVREAHEHFYNLDYDGALTRFEAIQKANPQSVIATGYVLMVLIFRELYHQDLLDTTYYAHDSFLTSKRSVPVPQATRDHIEQLTNSAIAMADQQIKDDPNNANAYFARGYARGMHAAFITLVDHSYVAAARQGLASRNDSEQTLKIDPDYADAKMAMGIQQFAVASLPRILRIMIGITGVTGNKEKGLDLLRDAAAQGLVTNIESRTALSLFLRHDARYPEALAVQHGLAVEYPRDYLFRLEEANLTKDKGDGPAAIAAYKKVLEDSHKPNYFIDPRLQMAYFGLADTQRGQNLISEAAENYLNAAAQPKCSDWLRRRAQLNAGQMYDLLHERDKAVEQYQQASAGGGDQSQADAARRYLKTPYTAK; this comes from the coding sequence ATGATTCTGAAGTCCCGCAGCACGACCGTCCTCACCGCCGTCCTTCTAGTCGTCACCCTCGCATTGCCAGTTATTGCGTCGCCAGCCCTCGCCCAGCCCATCAATCCCCACACCGATCCCATCAATCTTACCCCGCAGGTTCGCGAGGCTCACGAGCACTTCTACAACCTCGACTACGACGGCGCCCTCACCCGCTTCGAAGCCATCCAGAAAGCCAACCCTCAAAGCGTCATCGCCACCGGCTACGTCCTGATGGTGCTCATCTTCCGCGAGCTTTATCATCAGGACCTCCTCGATACGACCTACTACGCGCACGACTCCTTCCTCACCTCCAAGCGTAGCGTTCCCGTTCCCCAGGCCACCCGCGACCACATCGAGCAGCTCACCAACTCAGCCATCGCCATGGCTGATCAGCAGATCAAAGACGACCCCAATAACGCCAACGCATACTTCGCCCGCGGATATGCCCGCGGCATGCACGCCGCCTTCATTACCCTCGTCGACCACAGCTACGTCGCCGCCGCCCGTCAAGGCCTCGCCTCACGCAACGACAGCGAACAAACCCTCAAGATCGACCCCGACTACGCCGACGCTAAGATGGCCATGGGTATTCAGCAATTCGCCGTCGCCAGCCTCCCCCGTATCCTCCGCATCATGATCGGAATCACCGGTGTCACCGGCAACAAAGAGAAAGGCCTCGACCTCCTCCGCGATGCCGCCGCTCAGGGTCTCGTCACCAACATCGAGTCCCGCACCGCCCTCTCCCTCTTTCTGCGCCATGACGCCCGCTACCCCGAAGCCCTCGCCGTCCAGCACGGCCTCGCCGTCGAGTACCCACGCGACTACCTCTTCCGCCTCGAAGAAGCCAACCTCACCAAGGACAAAGGTGACGGCCCAGCAGCCATAGCCGCCTATAAGAAAGTCCTCGAAGATTCCCACAAGCCCAACTACTTTATCGACCCTCGTCTGCAGATGGCCTACTTCGGCCTCGCCGACACCCAGCGCGGCCAGAACCTCATCTCCGAAGCCGCCGAGAACTATCTAAACGCCGCCGCTCAGCCTAAGTGCAGCGACTGGCTCCGTCGCCGCGCTCAGCTTAACGCCGGCCAGATGTACGACCTTCTCCACGAGCGCGATAAAGCCGTCGAGCAATACCAGCAAGCTAGCGCCGGCGGCGGAGACCAATCCCAGGCCGACGCCGCACGCCGCTACCTCAAGACCCCCTACACGGCCAAATAG
- a CDS encoding DinB family protein, whose amino-acid sequence MDPILQQLQREIAISLQGLDATQTQIRPSTANPDKWSIQKIVQHLILTYANTEIAINGRLTKGTPTRAHPTLQQRIRQYAVTTLGYFPGGREAPSPVCPPDCSLPLSGEELSHKAAVGLARIDQLFAQAESLFGSRRAISHVVLGPLSIYQWRRFHLIHGRHHLRQIRAIRTVHRV is encoded by the coding sequence ATGGATCCCATTCTCCAGCAACTCCAGCGAGAGATAGCCATCTCCCTCCAGGGACTCGACGCCACCCAAACCCAGATTCGCCCCTCGACGGCGAATCCGGATAAGTGGAGCATCCAGAAAATCGTCCAGCATCTCATCCTCACCTATGCCAACACCGAGATAGCGATCAACGGTCGCCTGACCAAGGGAACTCCCACCCGCGCTCACCCAACGCTCCAGCAGCGTATCCGTCAATATGCGGTCACGACTCTCGGATACTTCCCAGGCGGCCGCGAAGCCCCCTCACCCGTCTGCCCTCCCGACTGCTCGCTGCCACTCTCCGGGGAAGAACTTTCCCACAAAGCTGCTGTCGGCCTCGCCCGTATCGACCAGCTCTTCGCCCAGGCCGAATCCCTCTTCGGATCGCGCCGAGCCATCAGCCACGTCGTCCTGGGGCCGCTTAGTATCTACCAGTGGCGCCGCTTCCACCTCATCCATGGCCGCCACCATCTCCGGCAAATCCGCGCCATCCGAACCGTTCACCGCGTTTAG
- a CDS encoding tetratricopeptide repeat protein, with protein MKFCPTNRSIFHAMLAAVLCSAACVAQTTPAQKPTDTSPCPSPGQTTGKPATDKPCVSKPPATAADEHPFPTQTPPPLYDSNSGSSSSSSSSSDSGNAAPDAPTPTKPHSAAADEHPFPTQTPPPMYDTDSSSSSSSSSSSSSSDSSPSDSNAAPDAPSKPAPSADSAASTRTRRKLPKVQNLQTDDERVTEDISVAKFYEDRGDLNAAYQRAKDAVKTEPNDAESHFVLAHLAQKLQKRDEAIAEFNNYLKIEPEGDKVKQARKALTQLQ; from the coding sequence ATGAAATTCTGCCCTACAAACCGGTCTATCTTCCACGCCATGCTGGCAGCAGTGTTGTGTTCAGCTGCCTGCGTAGCCCAGACGACGCCCGCCCAGAAACCCACAGACACCTCTCCATGCCCGTCTCCGGGCCAAACCACGGGCAAGCCCGCAACCGACAAACCCTGTGTCTCAAAGCCCCCTGCAACCGCCGCCGACGAACACCCATTCCCAACCCAGACCCCACCCCCGTTGTACGATTCGAACTCGGGCAGTAGCAGTAGTTCCAGCAGCTCAAGCGACAGCGGCAACGCAGCCCCCGACGCCCCGACGCCCACGAAACCCCACTCAGCGGCAGCCGACGAGCATCCATTCCCCACCCAGACTCCGCCGCCGATGTACGATACCGACTCGAGTAGCAGTAGCAGTTCCAGTTCCAGCAGCAGCTCGAGCGATAGCAGCCCCAGCGACAGCAACGCCGCTCCCGATGCCCCCTCAAAGCCCGCGCCTTCGGCCGATAGCGCTGCCAGCACGCGGACGCGTCGCAAACTCCCCAAGGTCCAGAATCTCCAGACCGACGACGAACGCGTCACGGAAGACATCAGCGTAGCGAAGTTCTACGAAGACCGCGGCGACCTCAACGCTGCCTATCAACGCGCCAAAGACGCAGTCAAGACCGAGCCGAACGACGCTGAGTCCCACTTCGTCCTGGCCCATCTGGCCCAGAAGCTCCAGAAACGCGACGAAGCCATCGCCGAGTTCAACAACTACCTAAAGATCGAACCCGAAGGCGACAAGGTCAAACAAGCCCGCAAAGCTCTGACGCAACTTCAATAA
- a CDS encoding SET domain-containing protein, translated as MVNGLVVRSSSIHAAGCYTMRAIKKGARVVEYDGPRFTKKQADERYSDRLITYLFSCGKNMVIDGFGTAMFINHSCDPNCESEDFDGRIWVTAIRDIEPGEELTYEYNLHDSDDDDADCYCGAGSCRGTMFSADEVKRRARRAKKNQVDKKQAKKS; from the coding sequence ATGGTCAATGGGCTTGTCGTTCGTTCTTCGTCGATTCATGCAGCCGGCTGCTATACGATGCGGGCTATCAAAAAAGGCGCGCGGGTGGTTGAGTATGACGGGCCACGCTTTACCAAGAAACAGGCGGATGAGCGCTATTCTGATCGACTTATCACTTACTTGTTCAGTTGCGGAAAGAATATGGTGATTGATGGGTTTGGGACGGCGATGTTCATCAATCATTCGTGCGACCCGAACTGCGAGAGTGAAGACTTCGATGGGCGCATCTGGGTGACGGCGATCCGCGACATCGAACCTGGGGAAGAGCTGACGTACGAGTACAACCTGCATGACAGCGATGATGACGATGCCGATTGCTACTGCGGCGCGGGGAGCTGCCGTGGAACGATGTTCAGCGCAGATGAGGTGAAGCGTCGCGCAAGGCGGGCTAAAAAGAACCAGGTAGACAAGAAACAGGCGAAGAAATCCTAA
- the dnaX gene encoding DNA polymerase III subunit gamma/tau, whose translation MGYQVLARKYRPQRFADVAGQDHVTVTLMNALTQGRIAHGYIFSGHRGIGKTTIARILAMALNCRNAIGSAQRATAEPCEVCDSCVEIRAGNAVDVIEIDAATNRGIDEIRELRDAARYRPARDKYKIYILDEAHQITDAAFNALLKTLEEPPDHIVFMMATTQPEDIPQTVRSRCQHFSFHAVKLVDILGELRGIAEREGVVADEAALALLAEAGDGSMRDALSIMDQAIASAPTEDGRPRLDASQIRELMGTVPNTVFEKILEAVDGNNSAEVITVANQLLDAGNSPAQLARQFVRYLRNCVIAKIAGIGADGSGLDGTATELLQISADEQRRTGRSAALFGEEELTRFLQVMLRTFDELGYRQEQRFHFELGLLKLVHLRRLLPVEEVLSQFPVGGGSGQVTPRTTGATSASAQPATVRAGAPVSSSAPAVTTAKPAFSPFEADRSRKRFEGDAIVSAPAKGEIPAPVKAEAAVVPKNVDPVRVTEAVVVEPEPVDEASVTTITAEILGTGAVPAAALEPEIPLVVESSNLQTSSPPSASAEEFQRVATEALMNAKSQGSAADAMADSEWKIEGGEIRVQTELSKIMLPMVVNPEADKIVRAALREAGAGALKLVLLPGTAAATEKKKPRAAKTGSAQAKAMEHPVVQQAQRLFNAEIRNVIDLRDND comes from the coding sequence ATGGGATATCAGGTTCTTGCACGGAAATACCGGCCACAGCGTTTCGCGGACGTCGCGGGACAGGATCACGTCACCGTTACGTTGATGAATGCGTTGACGCAGGGACGCATTGCGCACGGCTACATCTTCAGCGGACACAGGGGTATAGGAAAGACGACTATTGCCCGCATCTTGGCGATGGCGCTGAACTGCCGGAATGCGATCGGTTCGGCCCAGCGGGCTACGGCGGAGCCTTGCGAGGTCTGCGACAGCTGTGTGGAGATTCGCGCAGGCAATGCAGTGGACGTGATCGAGATCGACGCGGCGACCAATCGCGGCATCGACGAGATTCGCGAACTGCGGGATGCGGCTCGATATCGTCCGGCGCGGGACAAGTACAAGATTTACATCCTGGATGAGGCTCACCAGATTACGGATGCGGCGTTCAATGCGCTGCTGAAGACGCTGGAGGAGCCACCAGATCACATCGTCTTCATGATGGCGACGACGCAGCCGGAGGATATTCCGCAGACGGTGCGGTCGCGATGCCAGCACTTCAGCTTTCATGCGGTGAAGCTGGTGGACATCCTGGGCGAGCTGCGCGGGATTGCAGAGCGTGAGGGCGTGGTGGCCGATGAGGCGGCGCTTGCTCTGCTGGCTGAGGCAGGCGATGGATCGATGCGAGATGCGCTCTCCATCATGGATCAGGCGATTGCGAGTGCGCCGACGGAGGATGGGCGGCCTCGGCTTGATGCTTCGCAGATTCGCGAGTTGATGGGGACGGTGCCGAATACGGTCTTCGAGAAGATCCTTGAGGCTGTGGATGGAAATAACAGCGCCGAAGTGATTACGGTCGCGAATCAACTGCTGGATGCTGGCAATAGTCCGGCGCAGTTGGCTCGGCAATTCGTACGGTATCTGCGGAACTGTGTGATCGCGAAGATTGCAGGTATTGGAGCGGATGGTTCGGGGCTGGACGGTACGGCGACGGAGCTGCTACAGATCTCGGCAGATGAGCAGCGGCGTACAGGGCGGTCGGCTGCGCTGTTCGGCGAAGAGGAGTTGACGCGGTTTCTGCAGGTGATGCTGCGGACCTTCGATGAGCTTGGATATAGGCAGGAGCAGCGGTTTCACTTTGAACTTGGACTGCTGAAGCTGGTACATCTGCGGCGACTACTTCCAGTGGAAGAGGTGTTAAGTCAGTTCCCTGTCGGTGGCGGATCGGGGCAAGTAACGCCGAGAACAACGGGTGCGACTAGTGCTTCTGCCCAGCCTGCTACTGTTCGTGCTGGCGCTCCTGTGTCTAGTTCGGCGCCTGCGGTAACTACTGCGAAGCCCGCATTTTCCCCGTTCGAGGCGGATCGGAGTCGCAAGCGGTTTGAAGGGGACGCGATTGTATCGGCTCCAGCGAAGGGCGAGATTCCCGCTCCTGTGAAGGCTGAGGCGGCTGTTGTGCCAAAGAATGTGGATCCTGTGCGTGTCACGGAAGCCGTTGTCGTTGAGCCAGAACCAGTGGACGAGGCTTCGGTAACGACGATTACTGCAGAGATTCTTGGCACGGGCGCTGTTCCTGCTGCGGCGCTTGAGCCAGAGATTCCTCTGGTGGTAGAGAGTTCGAACTTGCAAACTTCATCCCCTCCTTCTGCATCCGCTGAGGAGTTTCAACGTGTCGCGACGGAAGCTCTGATGAATGCCAAGAGCCAGGGTTCTGCGGCTGATGCTATGGCCGATTCTGAGTGGAAGATTGAGGGCGGCGAGATTCGTGTGCAGACAGAGTTATCGAAGATCATGCTGCCGATGGTGGTGAATCCCGAGGCGGACAAGATCGTTCGCGCCGCCCTACGAGAAGCTGGTGCGGGAGCACTGAAGCTAGTGCTGCTCCCCGGGACGGCGGCCGCAACCGAGAAGAAGAAGCCCAGGGCGGCGAAGACCGGCAGCGCGCAGGCAAAGGCCATGGAGCATCCCGTCGTCCAGCAGGCACAGCGGCTGTTCAATGCTGAGATTCGTAACGTGATCGATCTGCGGGACAACGACTAG
- a CDS encoding YbaB/EbfC family nucleoid-associated protein — protein sequence MDFSDLGKMKEMMGQARQMQEQMERKLSETVVEASSGGGVVTVRMNGKKEVLRLKIEASAIGSAGSDLELLEDLITAAVNEAGRRADEAIKASVAGMMGGLGLPDLPGLR from the coding sequence ATGGATTTTTCCGATCTGGGAAAGATGAAAGAAATGATGGGGCAGGCGCGCCAAATGCAGGAGCAGATGGAGCGCAAGCTATCGGAGACTGTGGTTGAGGCGTCAAGCGGCGGTGGTGTGGTGACGGTTCGGATGAACGGGAAGAAAGAGGTTCTCCGGCTGAAGATTGAGGCGTCGGCGATTGGAAGCGCGGGGAGCGATCTGGAGTTGCTGGAGGATCTGATTACGGCTGCGGTGAATGAGGCGGGCCGGCGTGCGGATGAAGCCATCAAGGCGAGCGTTGCGGGGATGATGGGCGGGCTTGGTCTGCCTGATCTGCCGGGGTTGCGTTGA
- the recR gene encoding recombination mediator RecR yields MARFAEPMTRLIDEFRKLPGIGTKSAQRLAFHVLRSSSEDAEKLAVAIRELKAHLRLCSVCNNITDVDPCGYCTSPVRDQRVVCVVEEPTNIATIEKTRNYGGVYHVLHGTLSPIGGVGPEQLRIANLLTRLGDVDEVILATSPTTEGEATAGYLAQEIRKTNADVKVTRIATGVPAGSDIEYADEVTMSRAMEGRREV; encoded by the coding sequence ATGGCGCGGTTTGCGGAGCCGATGACTCGGCTGATTGATGAGTTTAGGAAGCTGCCGGGGATTGGAACGAAGAGCGCTCAGCGACTCGCGTTTCATGTGCTGCGGTCTTCTTCGGAGGATGCTGAGAAGCTTGCGGTTGCGATTCGGGAGTTAAAGGCACATCTGCGGCTCTGCTCAGTGTGTAACAACATCACGGATGTCGATCCATGCGGGTATTGCACGAGCCCGGTGCGTGATCAGCGAGTCGTTTGTGTGGTCGAGGAGCCGACGAACATCGCGACGATTGAGAAGACGCGGAATTATGGAGGCGTGTATCACGTGCTGCATGGAACTCTGTCGCCGATTGGTGGGGTGGGACCAGAGCAGTTGCGGATTGCGAATTTGTTGACTCGGCTCGGTGACGTGGATGAGGTGATCCTGGCTACTTCACCTACTACCGAAGGTGAGGCTACGGCCGGGTATCTTGCTCAGGAGATTCGCAAGACGAACGCGGACGTGAAGGTGACTCGGATTGCTACTGGGGTTCCGGCGGGAAGCGATATTGAATATGCCGATGAGGTGACCATGTCGCGAGCCATGGAAGGGCGTCGGGAAGTTTAG